In one Staphylococcus lutrae genomic region, the following are encoded:
- a CDS encoding response regulator transcription factor: protein MYKVVICDDERIIREGLKQAIPWDQYHFDEVLLAKDGVEALSLIREHRPDLVITDIRMPRMDGVQLLDAISDIPCQKMILSSYDDFEYMQAGIHHHVLDYLLKPIDTLQLCQRLEQFVPVRIQAQPIHSHRVFQPLMKLEYPDYYVNYVVQHIHQNYYRKWYVTDLASHLAVSESYLIRVFKAHVGITILDYLNRYRVNQALSLLQSGDKHYEIAEKVGFSDYKAFSYHFKKYLKMAPRTYVQSRHSAL from the coding sequence ATGTATAAAGTCGTCATTTGTGATGATGAACGGATTATTAGAGAAGGCTTGAAACAAGCGATTCCATGGGATCAATATCATTTTGATGAAGTCTTGTTGGCTAAAGATGGCGTTGAAGCGTTATCGCTCATCCGTGAACATCGTCCCGACCTTGTCATTACCGATATTCGAATGCCACGTATGGATGGGGTACAATTGTTAGATGCAATAAGCGATATACCCTGTCAAAAAATGATTTTATCCAGTTACGATGATTTTGAATATATGCAAGCAGGGATTCATCATCATGTGCTAGATTATTTATTAAAACCGATTGACACCCTCCAGCTTTGTCAGCGTTTAGAACAGTTTGTTCCTGTGCGTATTCAAGCACAACCTATCCATTCGCACCGCGTGTTTCAGCCATTAATGAAGCTGGAATACCCTGATTATTATGTCAATTACGTCGTTCAACATATCCATCAAAATTATTATCGAAAGTGGTATGTCACCGATTTGGCCTCCCATCTCGCCGTCAGTGAATCCTACTTAATTCGTGTCTTTAAAGCCCATGTCGGCATCACGATACTCGATTATCTCAATCGCTACCGCGTCAACCAGGCACTATCTTTACTTCAGAGTGGGGATAAACATTACGAAATTGCTGAAAAAGTAGGTTTTTCAGATTACAAAGCTTTTAGTTATCATTTTAAAAAATATTTGAAAATGGCACCACGGACGTACGTGCAATCCAGGCATAGCGCACTTTGA
- a CDS encoding sensor histidine kinase — MKTDQPYRHQLRRSLFISTILPVFLVILLGFVSFYTLYIWIEHRHIQQHVNEAQQHFSQTNIQIDHTLQQESSSLRHLDLNRPQDVTALKRLLLTLVHQQPGTVYFEVENNTTPITNNYERHNVHQFYLLNRQKIQLQHENVTISFYFAQTPHLDEVQDKYAHTTLILDRFDHILYSNSAQFHVDDTFVNPKFGFLSERVKLNDQGDQLIQFKDIHQTLEDGIKLLAIIGIAFILLLIFGFINAHTMARKQTKDIELMIRRINDAQHRQLGVYQPLGQPSELEAINTYIYELFESNETLIHSIEQTEQQLREIQLKEIERQFQPHFLFNTMQTIQYLITLSPQLAQQVVQRLSQMLRYTLRVKTDRVPLKEELAYVQQYVSIQNVRFDDSIALKLEMDPALENAPIRKMMIHPLVENAIKHGRQTSILTITIRVTATPRALRIFVHDNGRGMTPERLASVRHAVNDDLFDTAHLGLNHLNHKVQIQYGSRARLRIFSTDQQGTLIAYQLPREENHDV; from the coding sequence ATGAAAACGGATCAACCTTATCGCCATCAGTTACGTCGTTCCCTGTTCATTTCAACGATATTACCCGTCTTTTTAGTCATTTTGCTTGGTTTTGTCAGTTTCTATACTTTGTATATTTGGATTGAGCATCGCCATATACAGCAACATGTTAATGAAGCGCAACAACATTTTAGTCAAACCAACATACAAATTGATCATACGCTTCAACAGGAATCATCGTCACTGCGCCACCTTGATTTGAATCGCCCACAAGATGTCACCGCACTCAAACGGTTACTACTGACACTTGTTCATCAACAACCTGGCACGGTTTACTTTGAAGTTGAAAATAATACCACACCGATTACAAATAATTATGAACGTCATAACGTTCATCAATTCTATTTATTGAATCGTCAAAAGATTCAACTTCAGCACGAAAACGTCACAATTTCGTTTTATTTTGCACAAACACCGCATTTAGATGAAGTACAAGATAAATATGCACATACAACTTTAATATTAGACCGTTTTGATCATATATTATACTCGAATTCCGCACAATTTCATGTTGATGATACATTCGTAAACCCCAAGTTCGGGTTTCTATCTGAACGCGTCAAACTAAACGATCAAGGAGATCAACTGATTCAATTCAAAGATATCCATCAAACATTAGAAGATGGTATAAAACTTTTGGCGATTATCGGCATTGCCTTTATACTGTTATTGATTTTCGGTTTTATCAATGCCCATACGATGGCACGTAAACAAACCAAAGATATCGAATTGATGATTCGCCGGATTAACGACGCGCAACACCGTCAACTTGGCGTGTACCAACCTCTCGGACAACCGAGTGAACTTGAAGCCATTAACACGTATATATACGAATTGTTCGAATCCAATGAAACGCTAATTCATTCAATCGAGCAAACAGAGCAACAACTGAGAGAAATTCAATTAAAAGAAATCGAACGTCAATTTCAACCCCATTTCTTATTCAATACGATGCAAACGATACAGTATCTTATCACACTGTCCCCGCAACTTGCACAGCAGGTGGTTCAACGTCTAAGTCAAATGTTGCGCTATACGTTACGGGTCAAGACGGACCGCGTTCCTTTGAAAGAAGAACTCGCTTACGTTCAACAGTATGTCTCGATTCAAAATGTACGCTTTGATGATAGCATCGCATTAAAACTAGAGATGGATCCAGCGCTCGAGAATGCTCCAATCCGTAAAATGATGATACATCCATTAGTTGAAAATGCCATTAAACATGGGCGCCAAACTTCAATCTTAACGATAACCATACGGGTCACAGCTACACCACGTGCTTTACGTATTTTTGTCCATGATAATGGACGGGGCATGACACCTGAACGGCTTGCAAGCGTCCGCCATGCGGTGAATGATGATCTGTTTGACACCGCTCATTTAGGGCTTAATCATCTCAACCACAAAGTTCAAATCCAATACGGATCACGAGCACGGTTGCGTATTTTTTCGACCGATCAACAAGGAACTTTGATCGCATATCAATTGCCTAGAGAGGAGAATCACGATGTATAA
- a CDS encoding ketopantoate reductase family protein: MKKIAIAGAGAMGGRIGSQIKQAGYDVTLIDTWEAHVNAINEKGLEIQTEDETYTLDIPAFLPDQVNDVFDLVIILTKSMHSEAMLRILNDNGTINKDTALLSMMNGLGHDERLSKIVPKSQIFLAVTMWTAGLRGPGQLLLEGQGSIDFQRSDGHADERTQRIEQILNDAKLNATISDNVFKSIWAKATVNSVMNPLCTILDKTIYEFGTYEHSREMIHPIVEEIVAVADSRGVSLDTDQLIKKIESSYPKEAQGLHYPSMHQDLYKGRYTEVDYLNGQITKYGREAGIATPNNEMLTHLIHQLEMKHIKS; encoded by the coding sequence ATGAAAAAGATTGCGATTGCAGGCGCTGGCGCTATGGGCGGCCGTATTGGAAGCCAAATTAAACAAGCCGGCTATGATGTAACGTTAATCGACACATGGGAAGCACACGTGAATGCGATTAATGAAAAAGGGCTTGAAATCCAAACTGAAGATGAGACTTATACTTTGGACATTCCAGCGTTTTTACCTGATCAAGTTAATGACGTGTTCGACCTTGTGATTATTTTAACAAAATCTATGCATTCTGAAGCCATGCTCCGTATCTTAAATGACAATGGTACGATTAATAAAGATACGGCATTATTGTCCATGATGAATGGCTTAGGTCATGATGAACGCCTTTCAAAAATTGTACCTAAATCTCAAATCTTTTTAGCCGTAACAATGTGGACAGCGGGCCTACGCGGACCTGGACAATTGTTGTTAGAAGGTCAAGGTTCTATTGATTTCCAACGTTCAGATGGCCACGCTGATGAACGTACGCAACGCATTGAACAAATCTTAAATGATGCAAAATTAAATGCGACAATCAGCGACAATGTGTTTAAATCTATTTGGGCAAAAGCAACCGTGAATAGTGTCATGAACCCACTCTGTACGATTTTAGACAAAACGATTTATGAATTTGGGACTTATGAACATTCACGTGAAATGATTCATCCAATTGTTGAAGAAATCGTTGCTGTAGCGGATTCACGAGGGGTCTCTCTTGATACAGATCAACTCATTAAAAAAATAGAGTCATCTTATCCTAAAGAAGCACAAGGTTTACATTACCCTTCAATGCACCAAGATTTATATAAAGGCCGTTATACAGAGGTAGACTACTTAAACGGACAAATTACAAAATATGGTCGTGAAGCCGGTATCGCGACACCGAATAATGAAATGTTGACGCATTTAATTCACCAATTAGAAATGAAACATATCAAATCTTAA
- the galU gene encoding UTP--glucose-1-phosphate uridylyltransferase GalU: MKKIKKAVIPAAGLGTRFLPATKAMPKEMLPILDKPTIQYIVEEAVRAGIEDIIIVTGKHKRAIEDHFDHQIELEMNLAEKGKEVLLKKVQHATGLANMFYVRQKEQKGLGHAIWTAKQFIGNEPFAVLLGDDIVESETPAIQQLMAEYEQTGKSVIGVQEVPEEAASRYGIVDPKSQQGRRYEVTQFVEKPEPGTAPSNLAIMGRYVLTPEIFDYLENQEEGTGGEIQLTDAIERLNHDQKVYAYRFEGERFDVGEKIGFVKTTIQYALRDEEMADEIRAFLKTLI, encoded by the coding sequence ATGAAAAAAATAAAGAAGGCAGTCATTCCAGCAGCAGGGCTAGGGACACGTTTTTTACCTGCGACAAAGGCGATGCCGAAAGAAATGTTACCGATTTTAGATAAACCGACGATTCAATATATTGTGGAAGAAGCGGTGCGTGCAGGGATTGAAGATATTATTATCGTGACGGGGAAACATAAACGTGCGATTGAAGACCATTTTGATCATCAAATTGAACTTGAAATGAACTTGGCAGAAAAAGGGAAAGAAGTATTGCTAAAGAAAGTGCAACATGCCACGGGTTTGGCGAATATGTTTTACGTGCGTCAAAAGGAGCAAAAAGGGTTAGGTCATGCGATATGGACAGCCAAACAGTTCATTGGCAACGAACCTTTTGCGGTATTACTTGGGGATGACATTGTGGAATCAGAAACACCTGCCATTCAACAATTAATGGCAGAGTATGAACAAACAGGAAAATCAGTCATCGGTGTGCAAGAAGTCCCAGAAGAAGCAGCATCGCGTTATGGGATTGTAGATCCAAAAAGTCAACAAGGTCGTCGTTATGAAGTGACGCAATTTGTTGAGAAACCGGAGCCCGGAACAGCACCTTCTAATTTGGCCATTATGGGACGCTATGTCCTTACACCTGAAATTTTTGATTATCTCGAAAATCAAGAAGAAGGCACAGGTGGGGAAATTCAATTAACAGATGCGATAGAACGATTAAATCATGATCAAAAAGTTTATGCATATCGCTTCGAAGGTGAACGTTTTGATGTTGGAGAAAAAATAGGGTTTGTGAAAACAACGATTCAATATGCTTTACGTGACGAAGAAATGGCTGATGAGATTCGCGCATTTTTAAAAACGTTGATCTAA
- the uhpT gene encoding hexose-6-phosphate:phosphate antiporter: MNFFDIQKVPNQGIPLSVQRKLWLRYFLRAFFVVFFAYMAMYLIRNNFKAAQPLLKEEIGLTTIELGYIGLAFSITYGLGKTILGYFVDGRNTKRIISFLLILSAVVVLIMGFVLSYYGSVMGLLIVLWGLNGIFQSVGGPASYSTISRWAPRTKRGRYLGFWNTSHNIGGAIAGGLALWGANVFFNGSVIGMFIFPSVIALLIGIATLFIGKDDPEELGWNRAEEIWEEPIEQENVDAQGMTKWQIFKKYILKNPVIWILCVSNVFVYIVRIGIDNWAPLYVSEHLHFDKADAVNTIFYFEIGALVASLLWGYVSDLLKGRRAVVAIGCMFLITFVVLFYTNATSVMMVNISLFTLGALIFGPQLLIGVALTGFVPKNAISVANGMTGSFAYLFGDSMAKVGLAAIADPERNGLTVFGYTLSGWTDVFIVFYIALFAGMILLGIVAIYEEKKIRSLKI; encoded by the coding sequence ATGAACTTTTTTGATATTCAAAAGGTACCGAATCAAGGGATACCATTATCAGTTCAACGGAAGTTATGGTTACGCTATTTTTTACGCGCATTTTTTGTGGTATTTTTTGCTTATATGGCCATGTATTTGATTCGAAACAATTTTAAAGCGGCGCAACCTTTGTTGAAAGAAGAAATTGGCTTGACCACAATCGAATTGGGTTATATCGGTTTAGCTTTTAGTATTACGTACGGCTTAGGAAAAACGATACTCGGCTATTTTGTGGACGGAAGAAATACGAAACGTATTATTTCTTTTCTACTTATTCTTTCAGCAGTGGTTGTACTCATCATGGGATTCGTACTGAGTTATTATGGCTCTGTGATGGGCTTACTCATTGTTTTGTGGGGATTAAATGGTATCTTTCAATCTGTTGGAGGGCCAGCGAGTTATTCGACCATTTCAAGATGGGCGCCTCGTACAAAGAGAGGGCGTTACCTAGGATTTTGGAATACCTCACATAATATCGGTGGCGCGATTGCAGGGGGACTGGCTTTATGGGGAGCGAATGTCTTTTTCAACGGCAGTGTGATAGGAATGTTTATCTTTCCATCTGTGATTGCACTCCTCATTGGGATTGCGACACTCTTTATCGGTAAAGATGACCCTGAAGAATTAGGATGGAACCGTGCTGAGGAGATATGGGAGGAACCCATTGAGCAAGAAAATGTCGATGCACAAGGGATGACGAAGTGGCAAATCTTTAAAAAATACATATTAAAAAATCCGGTGATTTGGATTTTATGTGTATCCAATGTTTTCGTCTACATCGTTCGTATCGGTATTGACAACTGGGCGCCACTTTATGTGTCTGAACATTTACACTTCGACAAAGCTGACGCGGTCAATACAATTTTTTACTTTGAAATTGGTGCGTTGGTTGCCAGCCTTCTATGGGGATATGTATCCGATTTGTTGAAAGGACGCCGTGCCGTTGTAGCGATTGGTTGTATGTTTTTGATTACTTTTGTCGTACTCTTCTACACGAATGCAACAAGTGTGATGATGGTGAACATCTCACTATTTACACTCGGCGCATTGATTTTTGGACCACAATTATTAATCGGTGTTGCGTTAACTGGATTTGTACCGAAAAATGCGATCAGCGTGGCCAATGGGATGACAGGCTCCTTTGCGTATTTGTTTGGTGACTCGATGGCTAAAGTCGGATTAGCAGCGATAGCAGATCCAGAGCGCAATGGGTTAACTGTGTTCGGATATACATTAAGTGGATGGACAGATGTGTTTATCGTCTTTTACATCGCACTTTTTGCAGGTATGATACTTCTCGGTATTGTTGCCATTTATGAAGAAAAGAAAATTCGAAGTTTAAAGATATAA
- a CDS encoding extracellular solute-binding protein gives MKKWFGCFMILLLCGCQQETASSENSLTLYSPYPQHLIQPILRDFEQQKNVKVTVIEDSTQVLLSNIHQTPKAERGDVFVGGVLSETIEYPEDFVAYSPPEHTQFRLSLSKQPYVTPFILMPTVIVVNTDLQGTIPIEGYHDLMQPSLYHKVAYSNPKTTTTGYQHMRGLYHLHHRVEDVHQFQKQAVQLSKSSDVIAQVAKGRYYAGLSYEQDARTWLQKGYPLKVIYPVEGTVLNVDGIALVNNENPHPKRRALVDYLTSYSVQQRLAQQFGVKPIRRDVTEIQEPGILPLQDIPLIPETQLPHENHQKFLERIQ, from the coding sequence ATGAAAAAATGGTTTGGGTGTTTTATGATTTTATTGCTTTGTGGCTGTCAACAAGAGACCGCATCTTCTGAAAACAGTTTAACTTTATATTCGCCATATCCACAACATTTAATTCAACCCATCTTAAGAGATTTTGAACAGCAAAAAAATGTGAAAGTCACTGTCATTGAAGACTCCACGCAAGTCTTGTTGTCTAACATTCATCAGACACCGAAAGCAGAACGTGGTGATGTGTTTGTAGGGGGTGTTTTAAGTGAGACGATTGAGTATCCTGAAGATTTTGTCGCCTATTCGCCACCCGAACATACACAATTTCGTCTTTCCCTATCAAAACAACCGTATGTAACACCGTTTATTTTGATGCCTACCGTTATTGTGGTGAACACCGATTTACAAGGCACGATTCCGATTGAAGGGTATCATGACTTAATGCAACCTTCGCTTTATCATAAAGTCGCCTACTCTAATCCTAAAACAACGACAACGGGTTACCAACATATGCGTGGCTTATATCATCTTCATCATCGTGTAGAGGATGTTCATCAATTTCAAAAACAAGCGGTACAATTATCAAAATCATCAGATGTCATTGCTCAAGTTGCGAAAGGACGTTATTACGCAGGCCTGAGCTATGAGCAAGATGCACGAACTTGGTTGCAAAAAGGCTATCCTCTCAAAGTCATCTATCCTGTTGAGGGCACGGTACTTAATGTAGACGGGATTGCGCTTGTTAACAATGAGAACCCCCATCCCAAGCGTCGCGCACTCGTCGATTATTTAACAAGTTATTCCGTACAACAACGTTTGGCACAGCAATTCGGTGTAAAACCTATTCGTCGTGATGTCACAGAAATTCAAGAACCTGGTATTTTACCATTACAAGATATTCCATTGATACCTGAAACGCAATTGCCACATGAAAACCATCAAAAATTTTTGGAGCGTATACAATGA
- a CDS encoding CDP-glycerol glycerophosphotransferase family protein has protein sequence MKKINFKKKVTNFRNNEGKFAYVNHRRTQPVDPNIIVLEAVHGESLGGHIFYLVDSLLKQSPLLKIYVVIKDGMETPEFFINQYGHRVNYVKHLSKHYYELLAIAGTLINDTTFYPFFNKRPQQKYFIIWHGTPLKHMGKDMPNMIDVANVQRNYYMANRIYVNNTYTKDILAKTSHLEGVYQGEMVVGPSPRNDVFFQSHRREEVRSFYKIEDKKVLVYMPTWRGKVGQVKNSTHLKEMFDYLESQLDDDTIIYVKLHPFENVEIENNYKKIRPFPQHFESYTFLAGTDGLITDYSSVMYDYANLNKPIILYTYDFEEYQEERGIYEDIQSYPFAQVNTLPGLLKEITVLPDSVNYTEINQRFNAVDQVNGADIVAEHMINNQPSEWISTERLYNGKETVAIVSGGFWNNGVTTALINTLENIDTTKRNYICFFEKHQTKPEYFERLKNLPENVHFYPIDGEINGNFKDRLILKQFMKNEYMNLKQFDKQLKRIFQEEFSRIFGDVKIDWFVHYTGFERKYAGMLQYIGQKTAIWVHTDMFAEYKAKKNYSRKIIFKAYQKADKVVLVHENLREKLVKNIKGIANKVTVVNNFLGEARVKRLAQQNLFETLKDVNVEYSYNENVEIYTANHQFKTDEDKLADVSQHYPEAQMLYHQYQETNLPKSLSEIEKERGKFVLKQARHQIIKTYEALILEKKLKARFNFLYDMQGAAIEKFYQDHLDIGVASVEFYKQFRVSKIKMMNALFNPDVKVFINIGRYDYQKGHDKLIAAFEKVYIENPNVFLIMICPHGPLREQTIKWVKNSRAHENIVILGGLTNPYALLRHCDAFVLSSNYEGLGLVVYEALAIGTDAITVNLKETIAYLDDDQAIIVDNSVEGLVQGMQRKLVGDTSLKPFDFKKFDDQSNQEFESVLN, from the coding sequence ATGAAAAAGATTAACTTTAAGAAAAAAGTCACTAATTTTCGGAACAATGAAGGTAAATTTGCTTACGTGAACCATCGTCGTACACAACCAGTCGATCCAAATATCATTGTATTAGAGGCTGTACATGGAGAGTCATTAGGGGGACATATTTTTTATCTTGTTGATAGTCTTTTGAAACAAAGTCCATTATTAAAAATATATGTTGTAATCAAAGACGGTATGGAAACGCCTGAATTCTTTATCAATCAGTATGGTCATAGAGTGAATTATGTTAAACATTTATCGAAGCATTATTATGAATTATTAGCTATTGCAGGGACTTTAATTAATGACACGACATTTTACCCATTTTTTAATAAAAGACCACAGCAAAAATATTTTATTATTTGGCACGGGACGCCTCTTAAACATATGGGAAAAGACATGCCGAATATGATTGATGTGGCCAATGTACAACGAAACTATTATATGGCAAACCGAATTTATGTAAACAATACGTATACGAAAGATATTTTAGCAAAAACATCACATCTTGAAGGGGTGTATCAAGGTGAAATGGTTGTGGGACCTTCACCACGTAATGATGTATTTTTTCAATCACATCGTAGAGAAGAAGTTCGAAGTTTTTATAAGATAGAGGATAAAAAAGTTTTAGTTTACATGCCTACGTGGAGAGGCAAGGTGGGGCAAGTTAAAAATTCAACACATCTCAAAGAAATGTTTGATTATTTAGAATCACAATTAGATGACGATACGATTATTTATGTAAAACTACATCCATTTGAAAATGTTGAAATTGAGAATAATTATAAAAAAATCAGACCATTTCCGCAGCATTTTGAAAGTTATACTTTTTTAGCAGGTACAGATGGATTGATTACAGATTATTCATCAGTGATGTACGACTATGCGAATTTAAATAAACCCATTATTTTATACACTTACGATTTTGAAGAATATCAAGAAGAACGTGGTATTTATGAGGATATTCAAAGTTATCCGTTCGCCCAAGTGAATACATTACCCGGATTATTGAAAGAAATAACAGTATTGCCTGATTCTGTAAATTATACGGAAATCAATCAACGTTTTAATGCAGTTGATCAAGTGAATGGCGCAGATATTGTAGCTGAACATATGATAAATAATCAACCGAGTGAATGGATTTCAACTGAGCGCTTATACAATGGTAAGGAAACAGTGGCAATCGTTAGTGGCGGATTTTGGAATAACGGTGTCACAACTGCGCTCATTAATACCTTAGAAAATATCGATACGACAAAACGAAATTATATTTGCTTTTTTGAAAAGCATCAAACCAAGCCAGAATACTTTGAAAGACTTAAAAATTTACCGGAAAATGTCCATTTTTATCCTATTGATGGCGAAATCAATGGTAATTTTAAAGATCGACTAATATTAAAACAATTCATGAAAAATGAATATATGAATTTAAAGCAATTTGATAAGCAGTTGAAACGAATATTTCAAGAAGAGTTTAGCCGGATATTTGGAGATGTAAAAATAGATTGGTTTGTCCATTATACAGGATTTGAAAGAAAGTATGCAGGCATGCTCCAATACATTGGACAAAAGACAGCGATATGGGTTCACACAGATATGTTTGCAGAATATAAAGCTAAGAAAAATTATAGTAGAAAAATTATTTTCAAAGCGTATCAAAAGGCAGATAAAGTCGTATTAGTCCATGAAAATCTTCGTGAAAAGCTAGTGAAAAATATAAAAGGTATTGCGAATAAGGTTACGGTGGTCAACAATTTTTTAGGTGAAGCACGTGTTAAACGTTTAGCACAACAAAACTTGTTTGAAACACTAAAGGATGTAAATGTTGAATATTCATATAATGAAAATGTTGAAATTTATACAGCAAACCATCAATTTAAAACTGACGAAGATAAGCTAGCAGATGTGAGTCAACATTATCCAGAGGCGCAGATGTTATATCATCAATATCAAGAGACAAATCTACCGAAAAGTCTTTCTGAAATTGAAAAAGAGCGTGGTAAATTTGTATTAAAACAAGCACGTCATCAAATCATCAAAACCTATGAAGCGTTAATTCTAGAAAAGAAATTAAAAGCACGATTCAATTTCCTTTATGATATGCAAGGAGCGGCGATTGAAAAATTTTACCAAGACCATTTAGATATCGGAGTGGCATCTGTTGAGTTTTACAAACAATTTAGAGTATCCAAAATAAAAATGATGAATGCTTTATTTAATCCTGATGTAAAAGTGTTTATTAATATAGGACGGTATGATTATCAAAAAGGACATGATAAACTAATAGCGGCGTTTGAAAAAGTATATATAGAGAATCCAAATGTTTTTCTAATTATGATCTGTCCGCACGGTCCGCTTCGTGAACAAACGATTAAGTGGGTAAAAAACTCTAGGGCACATGAGAATATAGTCATTTTAGGAGGATTAACGAATCCATATGCATTGCTTAGACACTGTGATGCATTTGTTCTTTCATCTAATTATGAGGGATTAGGTTTAGTGGTCTATGAAGCACTTGCTATAGGAACAGATGCAATTACAGTCAATCTAAAAGAAACGATTGCATATTTGGATGATGATCAGGCAATTATTGTAGATAACAGTGTTGAGGGTCTTGTACAAGGCATGCAACGAAAGTTAGTCGGAGATACGTCCTTGAAGCCATTCGATTTTAAAAAGTTTGATGACCAATCGAATCAAGAATTTGAATCAGTATTGAATTAA
- a CDS encoding anaerobic C4-dicarboxylate transporter family protein produces the protein MLLFMIEIIIMILAIVLGLRTAGALGCGIFALVAQLVMVFGFGLPPGSAPVTAVLIILSIGIAGGTLQATGGIDYLVHLASKMIERFPKSIIFIAPMIVFVFVFGIGTTNIALSLEPIIAKTALKARIYPKKALTASVLTANIALLCSPAASATAYIISEFAGFGITMGQYLSIVLPTALLSMLMLSCFNTFIGRTKMDAQHAQTLLQQMAHQTDNGEKAYGKRVKLGVLMFVVAVGCILMFGIFPSIGPTFHIDGKTVQLQMTDLVQLLMYMSAMINILLTKVQPNQILTTHITQAAIGAIFAVLGPGWLGATIFSAPANRAMLESGTGQLVAQAPWLMMILIGCLAMIVISQSATASIVVPIVLSLGISPIYFIAIVQTLNVNFVIPAQPTILFAVDVDETHSTRITSFLLPGFFLIATTVVIGLLMKSILGV, from the coding sequence ATGCTTCTTTTTATGATAGAAATTATAATCATGATTCTCGCAATTGTGTTGGGCCTTCGTACTGCGGGGGCGCTCGGTTGCGGGATTTTTGCGCTCGTCGCGCAGTTGGTCATGGTTTTTGGTTTCGGTTTACCCCCAGGTTCGGCCCCTGTAACAGCGGTGTTGATTATATTATCTATTGGTATCGCTGGAGGGACATTACAAGCCACAGGGGGGATTGATTATTTAGTCCATCTGGCTTCAAAAATGATTGAACGCTTTCCGAAGTCGATTATCTTTATTGCCCCTATGATTGTATTTGTGTTTGTCTTTGGGATCGGGACGACAAATATCGCGTTATCTTTAGAGCCTATTATTGCGAAAACGGCTTTAAAAGCGCGCATTTACCCTAAGAAGGCTTTGACAGCATCTGTATTAACTGCAAATATCGCCTTATTATGTAGTCCAGCTGCTTCAGCGACAGCGTATATCATTTCGGAGTTTGCTGGATTCGGGATTACGATGGGACAATACCTTTCTATCGTGTTACCGACGGCGCTGTTGAGCATGTTGATGTTGAGCTGTTTCAATACGTTTATTGGGCGGACAAAAATGGATGCGCAACATGCACAAACCTTATTGCAACAAATGGCGCACCAAACGGATAATGGCGAGAAAGCCTATGGAAAACGTGTCAAGTTGGGCGTTTTGATGTTTGTCGTTGCGGTAGGCTGTATTTTGATGTTTGGCATTTTTCCTTCAATAGGGCCGACATTTCATATCGATGGAAAAACGGTTCAATTACAAATGACAGATCTCGTTCAACTTTTGATGTACATGAGTGCGATGATCAATATACTGCTCACGAAAGTCCAACCGAACCAAATTTTAACGACGCACATTACACAAGCAGCGATAGGCGCTATCTTTGCGGTACTTGGACCGGGATGGTTAGGTGCTACGATTTTCAGTGCACCTGCGAACCGAGCAATGTTGGAATCGGGCACGGGGCAATTGGTTGCACAAGCGCCTTGGCTCATGATGATATTGATTGGTTGCTTGGCGATGATTGTCATTTCCCAATCTGCGACGGCATCGATTGTCGTTCCGATTGTTTTAAGTTTAGGGATTTCACCGATATATTTTATCGCAATCGTGCAAACGTTGAACGTGAACTTTGTGATACCAGCACAACCAACGATTTTATTTGCGGTTGATGTGGATGAAACGCATTCGACACGGATAACGAGCTTTTTACTTCCGGGGTTTTTCTTGATCGCAACGACTGTGGTCATCGGTTTGTTGATGAAGTCGATTTTAGGCGTGTAG